A window of Ruminococcus champanellensis 18P13 = JCM 17042 contains these coding sequences:
- a CDS encoding amino acid ABC transporter permease: protein MSLQKILLELLSGMVTSSEIFLLTLLLALPLGLLISFGRMAKFRVLRFLTQFYISVMRGTPLMLQLLVVYYGPYFIFGIRITNEYRFIAVIIGFVLNYAAYFAEIYRGGIQSIPVGQYEAAKVLGYSRAQCFGRIIMPQVIKRIIPALTNEIITLIKDTSLSFALAVPEMFTTAKAIAAADKTMTAFAAAGVFYYVFNLLVAGIMRKVEQKLSYYR, encoded by the coding sequence ATGTCATTACAAAAAATTTTGCTGGAGCTGCTGTCCGGCATGGTCACCTCATCAGAGATCTTTCTGTTGACCCTGCTGCTGGCACTGCCTCTGGGACTGCTGATCTCTTTCGGCAGAATGGCAAAGTTCCGGGTACTCCGGTTTTTGACCCAGTTTTACATCTCTGTGATGCGGGGTACGCCACTGATGCTTCAACTGCTGGTGGTGTACTACGGACCTTATTTTATTTTCGGCATCCGGATCACCAACGAATATCGGTTTATTGCAGTCATCATCGGCTTTGTGCTGAACTATGCGGCTTATTTTGCGGAAATCTACCGTGGCGGCATCCAGTCCATTCCGGTGGGACAGTATGAAGCAGCAAAGGTACTTGGTTACAGCCGTGCCCAGTGCTTTGGCAGGATCATCATGCCCCAGGTTATCAAGCGGATCATCCCCGCTCTGACCAATGAGATCATTACACTCATCAAGGATACATCCCTGTCCTTTGCCTTGGCTGTGCCGGAAATGTTCACCACTGCAAAGGCCATTGCCGCAGCAGACAAGACCATGACTGCATTTGCTGCAGCCGGCGTGTTCTACTATGTATTCAACCTGCTGGTGGCAGGAATCATGCGCAAAGTGGAACAGAAGCTGAGCTATTACCGCTGA
- a CDS encoding DUF2156 domain-containing protein, translating to MNKQMLQFHPIQLEDKKWIDPLLAASDNMGGSYSFANNLAWQRLGNSEVCSWGGFYLNKQKTAERISFLFPAGKGDLAAVLRTLMDYANLRGRPLILFGASAQAAAFVQQQFPGRFSVTADRDDFDYIYRLEDLRTLAGRKYHQKRNHLKKFQAYPFTYAPLTEADYEDCIRLSAECYLQKNGIAEYTGQVEQLAIHTFFMNFRALGLMGGTLRVDGKLVAFTVGERINSNTLCVHIEKGDIAYEGVYPAINYYFVNHVEDPAIAFVNREEDMGLPGLRKSKLSYHPVMLLEKYQLVQTDFQKEGKSL from the coding sequence GTGAACAAACAGATGTTACAGTTTCATCCGATTCAACTGGAGGATAAAAAATGGATCGATCCGCTGCTGGCGGCATCGGACAATATGGGCGGCAGCTACAGCTTTGCCAATAATCTGGCGTGGCAGCGGCTTGGAAACAGTGAGGTATGCTCCTGGGGCGGCTTTTATCTGAACAAGCAGAAAACAGCGGAGCGGATCTCCTTCTTGTTCCCGGCTGGTAAAGGGGATCTTGCGGCGGTGTTGCGAACGCTGATGGACTATGCCAATCTGCGGGGCAGACCCTTGATTCTGTTCGGCGCATCCGCCCAGGCTGCCGCATTTGTACAGCAGCAGTTTCCCGGACGCTTTTCCGTAACGGCTGACCGGGATGATTTCGATTATATTTACCGGCTGGAGGATCTTCGCACGCTGGCAGGCAGAAAATACCACCAAAAGCGGAACCATCTGAAGAAGTTTCAGGCGTACCCCTTTACCTATGCGCCTTTGACAGAAGCGGATTATGAGGACTGCATCCGGCTTAGTGCCGAATGCTACCTGCAAAAGAACGGGATTGCTGAATATACCGGGCAGGTGGAGCAGCTTGCCATCCACACCTTTTTCATGAATTTCCGTGCGCTTGGTCTGATGGGTGGTACGCTCCGGGTGGATGGAAAGCTGGTTGCCTTTACAGTAGGGGAGCGGATCAACAGCAACACCCTGTGTGTCCACATTGAAAAGGGGGACATTGCCTACGAAGGGGTGTACCCGGCGATCAATTACTATTTTGTCAACCATGTGGAGGATCCGGCAATTGCATTTGTGAACCGGGAGGAAGATATGGGGCTGCCGGGACTGCGTAAGTCCAAGCTCTCCTATCACCCGGTGATGCTGCTGGAGAAATATCAGCTTGTCCAGACGGACTTTCAGAAAGAAGGAAAATCATTATGA
- a CDS encoding GNAT family N-acetyltransferase — MNIRAMTIQDTDQVLCMMRVFYDSPAVLHKAPNTILLQDIADCVGECPFIEGYIFEEDGQIAGYAMTAKSYSTEYGGLCIWVEDIYIKPAFQGRGIGKAFLEHLEEQYRGRAVRFRLEAEDENQHAIHLYSKQGYQKLPYVQMTKEV; from the coding sequence ATGAATATTCGCGCAATGACAATACAGGATACGGATCAGGTGCTTTGCATGATGCGTGTGTTTTACGATTCACCGGCTGTGCTGCATAAGGCACCGAACACCATCCTGCTTCAGGATATTGCAGACTGCGTAGGGGAGTGCCCGTTTATTGAAGGCTATATCTTTGAGGAAGATGGGCAGATCGCCGGCTATGCCATGACGGCAAAAAGCTATTCCACGGAATACGGCGGGCTTTGCATTTGGGTGGAAGATATCTACATCAAGCCTGCCTTCCAGGGGCGTGGCATCGGGAAAGCATTTCTGGAGCATCTGGAGGAGCAGTACCGGGGCAGGGCGGTTCGATTCCGACTGGAAGCGGAGGATGAAAACCAACATGCAATCCATCTGTACAGCAAGCAGGGCTATCAAAAGCTGCCCTATGTGCAGATGACCAAGGAAGTATAA
- the thyX gene encoding FAD-dependent thymidylate synthase: MQVTLIGYTPTPERMIAAAAKLCYSDSSAADLLEGLDQEKTNHFMEMLTNIGHESPIEHASFTFAIEGVSRSLLAQITRHRIASFSVQSQRYVKKSNFVYITPPAIAEDAGTQAVFEEAMTHAFAAYNQLADQLEQRYMQAHLQAGMNEKAARSKAEKRAIEDARFVLPNACETKMVVTMNARSLYHFFRLRCCRRAQWEIRALAMEMLRLCCEAAPVLFANAGPACCSGACPEGKMSCGAAEEVRRQVEELRHA; encoded by the coding sequence ATGCAAGTTACATTGATCGGCTACACGCCGACACCGGAAAGAATGATTGCCGCAGCTGCAAAGCTGTGCTATTCGGACAGCAGTGCAGCAGACCTGCTGGAGGGTCTGGATCAGGAAAAAACCAATCACTTTATGGAGATGCTCACCAACATTGGACACGAGTCCCCCATTGAGCATGCTTCCTTTACTTTTGCTATCGAGGGGGTATCCCGCAGTCTTCTGGCGCAGATCACCCGGCATCGGATCGCATCCTTTTCCGTCCAGAGTCAGCGGTATGTGAAAAAGTCCAATTTTGTGTACATTACACCTCCTGCCATTGCAGAGGATGCAGGAACACAGGCGGTGTTTGAGGAAGCTATGACTCATGCGTTTGCCGCATACAATCAGCTGGCTGATCAGCTGGAGCAGCGATATATGCAGGCACATTTACAGGCTGGTATGAACGAAAAGGCGGCACGCTCCAAGGCAGAAAAACGTGCCATTGAGGACGCACGGTTCGTGCTGCCCAATGCCTGTGAAACCAAGATGGTGGTGACCATGAATGCCCGGAGTCTGTATCACTTTTTCCGGCTTCGCTGCTGCCGCCGTGCCCAGTGGGAGATCCGGGCGCTTGCCATGGAAATGCTCCGGCTGTGCTGTGAAGCGGCTCCGGTGCTGTTTGCAAATGCAGGCCCTGCATGCTGCTCCGGCGCTTGTCCGGAGGGGAAAATGAGCTGCGGCGCAGCGGAGGAAGTCCGCCGCCAGGTGGAGGAACTGCGTCATGCATAA
- a CDS encoding sodium-dependent transporter has protein sequence MSDSSRGTWASRSTFILAAIGSAVGLGNAWRFPGLCAKHGGGAFMLVYLAAMLVIGIPLLTMEIAIGRKVRGGAPKAMHSIKKKFEPIGWAATANAFVIEIYYAVVFGWVILMTVCSYKFANLTGDSTAASGVWADLLKTTWDTSGYGTISWPVLICLLVAWIVIYLCIRDGANSVGKVVKYTVFLPVACLLIMAIKGLTMPGAMEGLKVMFVPDLAELASADLWIDAVGQVFYSLSIMMAIMFAYGSFLQDDANVAVDGVIIAFADLSISVLSGIVLFTTMYGTGMTVDDMSASGIATAFLIYPSAIVHLTGSGVVNAIFAAVFYFCLCTLAIDSAFSIVEGVSTAISDKFHIAKRKTTVWVCIISAAFSLFFVTGAGVAWLDIVDNWCNSYNLILVGFLEAIAIGWCFKLRKVLDEINRNTKRFKMPAWWFCTSIKFCAPILLGGFFLWNVITLFTKNNGIYGGYSLASNIIGGWAITILVFLSGFIVKIIEKKMHLKEEDHTKIWEE, from the coding sequence TTGAGTGATTCAAGCAGAGGGACCTGGGCGTCCCGATCCACATTCATCCTTGCCGCAATCGGATCTGCGGTAGGTCTTGGCAATGCATGGCGCTTTCCGGGTCTGTGCGCAAAGCATGGCGGCGGTGCGTTCATGCTGGTGTATCTGGCGGCAATGCTGGTGATCGGCATTCCCCTTCTGACCATGGAGATCGCCATCGGCAGAAAGGTACGAGGCGGCGCACCCAAGGCGATGCACAGCATCAAGAAAAAATTTGAGCCAATCGGCTGGGCTGCAACCGCAAATGCATTCGTGATCGAAATTTACTACGCCGTGGTATTTGGCTGGGTTATTTTGATGACCGTATGTTCTTACAAGTTCGCAAATCTCACCGGGGATTCCACGGCTGCTTCCGGTGTGTGGGCTGACCTATTGAAAACCACCTGGGATACCTCCGGTTATGGTACCATCTCCTGGCCGGTGCTGATTTGCCTGCTGGTGGCATGGATCGTGATTTATTTGTGTATCCGGGACGGCGCCAACAGTGTGGGCAAGGTGGTCAAGTACACCGTGTTCCTGCCGGTTGCCTGCCTGTTGATTATGGCGATCAAGGGCTTGACGATGCCCGGGGCTATGGAAGGCCTGAAGGTGATGTTTGTGCCGGATCTGGCTGAACTTGCCAGTGCGGACCTGTGGATCGATGCGGTCGGTCAGGTATTCTACTCTCTGTCCATTATGATGGCGATTATGTTTGCCTACGGCTCCTTCCTGCAGGATGATGCGAATGTGGCAGTGGACGGTGTGATCATTGCGTTTGCCGATCTTTCCATCAGCGTGCTGTCCGGTATCGTGCTGTTTACCACCATGTATGGCACGGGCATGACTGTAGACGACATGTCCGCATCCGGTATTGCCACTGCATTTTTGATTTATCCCTCCGCCATTGTACATCTGACCGGCTCCGGCGTGGTCAATGCGATTTTTGCGGCAGTGTTCTACTTCTGTCTGTGCACCTTGGCGATCGATTCCGCATTCTCCATTGTGGAGGGCGTTTCCACTGCAATTTCCGATAAGTTCCACATTGCAAAGCGTAAGACAACCGTCTGGGTCTGCATCATTTCCGCAGCATTTTCCCTGTTCTTTGTGACCGGCGCAGGCGTGGCTTGGCTGGATATCGTGGACAACTGGTGCAACAGCTACAACCTGATTCTGGTAGGTTTTCTGGAGGCAATCGCCATTGGCTGGTGCTTCAAGCTGCGCAAGGTGCTGGATGAGATCAACCGGAACACCAAACGGTTCAAGATGCCTGCGTGGTGGTTCTGCACCTCTATCAAGTTTTGTGCGCCCATTCTGTTGGGAGGATTCTTCCTGTGGAATGTAATCACCCTGTTCACCAAGAACAATGGTATCTACGGCGGCTATTCTCTGGCATCCAACATCATCGGCGGTTGGGCAATTACCATTCTGGTATTCCTCAGCGGCTTCATTGTAAAAATCATTGAGAAGAAGATGCACCTGAAGGAAGAGGATCACACAAAGATCTGGGAAGAGTAA
- a CDS encoding 2-isopropylmalate synthase produces the protein MKHSSKYTRQFFPAPEGEFQWLRKTYIDHPPVWCSVDLRDGNQALVTPMNLKDKLTFFQMLVQAGFREIEIGFPAASETEYAFCRTLIEEHLIPEDVTIQVLTQSREHIIARTFEAIQGAPHAIVHLYNSTSVAQRTQVFHKDKPEIIALAVEGAMLCREYRDKCSSDIRLEYSPESFTGTEMDFALEICNAVLDVWQQDCNQPVIINLPDTVSCAMPHVYANQVAYLSRHLHNRERVILSVHPHNDRGCAVAESELALLAGADRVEGTLFGNGERTGNADIVTIALNMYAQGVDPGLDFHDLPEMTRIYEHATGMHINERQPYSGSLVFAAFSGSHQDAIAKGMKWRESHPDSTWNVPYLPIDPLDIGRTYDGDVIRINSQSGKGGIGYLLEHYYGIKLPDGMREGFGYHVKSISDRAHKELLPEEVYRIFQDTYVNLSSPIALPAIHYAQKDGIDAIVTIQSGTGIETVAASGNGRLDAVSNAVRNALNLDYTLKSYTEHALEVSSKSKAVSYVSLQDRKGQLFWGVGIHTDIIVSSTNALLSAVNRMILKTV, from the coding sequence ATGAAACACAGCAGCAAGTATACCCGCCAGTTCTTCCCCGCACCGGAGGGGGAGTTCCAGTGGCTCAGAAAAACCTATATTGATCATCCCCCGGTGTGGTGCAGTGTGGATCTGCGGGACGGGAACCAGGCGCTGGTCACCCCTATGAATCTGAAGGACAAGCTGACATTCTTTCAGATGCTGGTACAGGCTGGGTTCCGGGAGATCGAGATCGGCTTTCCGGCAGCCTCCGAAACAGAATATGCCTTTTGCCGGACGCTGATCGAGGAGCATCTGATTCCGGAGGATGTGACCATCCAGGTGCTGACCCAGTCCCGGGAGCATATCATTGCCAGAACTTTTGAAGCCATCCAAGGGGCACCCCATGCCATTGTGCATTTGTACAATTCCACCTCTGTTGCCCAGCGTACCCAGGTATTCCACAAGGATAAGCCGGAGATTATTGCTCTGGCAGTGGAGGGAGCAATGCTTTGCAGGGAATACCGGGACAAATGCAGCAGCGATATCCGGTTGGAGTACTCTCCGGAGAGTTTTACCGGCACGGAAATGGACTTTGCTCTGGAGATCTGCAATGCGGTGTTGGATGTGTGGCAGCAGGATTGCAACCAGCCGGTTATTATCAATCTGCCGGATACGGTGTCCTGTGCGATGCCCCATGTATATGCCAATCAGGTGGCGTATCTGTCCAGGCATCTCCACAACCGGGAGCGGGTGATCTTGTCGGTGCATCCCCACAACGACCGGGGCTGTGCAGTGGCAGAAAGCGAGCTTGCTCTGCTGGCTGGCGCAGACCGGGTGGAGGGTACCCTGTTTGGGAACGGAGAGCGTACCGGCAATGCGGATATCGTGACCATTGCCCTGAATATGTACGCACAGGGAGTGGATCCGGGACTGGATTTTCATGATCTGCCGGAAATGACCCGGATCTATGAGCATGCCACTGGTATGCACATTAACGAACGGCAGCCCTACAGCGGCTCCCTGGTGTTTGCGGCGTTCAGCGGCTCCCACCAGGATGCCATTGCCAAGGGGATGAAATGGCGGGAGAGTCATCCGGACAGCACCTGGAATGTGCCCTATCTGCCCATTGACCCCCTGGATATCGGCAGAACCTACGACGGAGACGTGATACGCATCAACAGCCAGTCCGGCAAAGGAGGCATTGGCTACCTGCTGGAACATTACTATGGCATCAAGCTGCCGGATGGTATGCGTGAGGGCTTTGGCTATCATGTCAAGAGTATTTCTGATCGTGCCCACAAGGAGCTGTTGCCGGAGGAGGTTTACCGGATCTTCCAGGATACCTATGTGAATCTGTCCAGTCCCATTGCACTGCCTGCCATTCATTACGCCCAGAAGGATGGCATTGACGCCATTGTGACCATCCAGTCCGGTACAGGCATAGAAACCGTCGCTGCCAGCGGAAACGGTCGTCTGGATGCGGTGAGCAATGCGGTCAGGAATGCGCTGAATCTGGATTATACTCTGAAAAGCTACACAGAGCATGCGCTGGAGGTCAGCTCTAAATCCAAGGCGGTGTCCTATGTATCCTTGCAGGACAGAAAGGGACAGCTGTTCTGGGGCGTGGGGATTCACACGGATATTATCGTTTCTTCCACCAATGCACTGCTTAGCGCTGTGAACCGGATGATTCTGAAAACTGTGTGA
- a CDS encoding amino acid ABC transporter substrate-binding protein translates to MKLKSIFAILTAGVLACTGLTACGDDKAASNQKATFTVGFDQDFPPFGYVDENGEFTGFDLELAKEAAKRMDMEIKLQPIDWDSKELELSSGSISCIWNGFTMNGRENDYTWTESYMDNSQVFVVKSDSGIKTQADLAGKIVTAQTDSAALNALNGDDFKDLKASFKELLTCAQYNTAFMDLEAGAVDAVAMDIGVAKYQIEGKESKFIILDEPIVKEQYAVGFYKGNTEMRDKVQKALDEMAADGTFKKISEKWFGYDVCTLAAAKNANTSASDSN, encoded by the coding sequence ATGAAACTCAAGTCTATTTTTGCAATTCTGACCGCCGGCGTGCTGGCATGCACCGGTCTGACCGCCTGCGGCGATGACAAGGCTGCATCCAACCAGAAGGCTACCTTCACCGTTGGCTTTGACCAGGATTTCCCGCCCTTTGGCTATGTGGATGAAAACGGCGAGTTCACCGGCTTTGATCTGGAGCTTGCCAAGGAAGCTGCAAAGCGTATGGACATGGAAATCAAGCTGCAGCCCATTGACTGGGACTCCAAGGAACTGGAGCTTTCCTCTGGATCCATCAGCTGCATCTGGAACGGTTTCACCATGAACGGCAGAGAAAATGACTACACATGGACAGAATCCTATATGGATAATTCCCAGGTATTTGTTGTAAAGAGTGATTCCGGCATCAAGACCCAGGCTGATCTGGCAGGCAAGATCGTGACCGCACAGACCGATTCCGCAGCGCTGAACGCATTGAACGGCGACGATTTCAAGGATCTGAAGGCAAGCTTCAAGGAACTGTTGACCTGCGCCCAGTACAACACCGCTTTCATGGATCTGGAGGCAGGTGCCGTTGACGCTGTTGCAATGGATATCGGTGTGGCGAAGTACCAGATTGAAGGCAAGGAATCCAAGTTTATCATTCTGGACGAACCCATTGTCAAGGAGCAGTATGCTGTTGGCTTCTACAAGGGCAATACTGAAATGCGGGATAAGGTGCAGAAGGCACTGGACGAAATGGCTGCGGACGGTACCTTTAAGAAGATCTCCGAAAAGTGGTTCGGCTATGATGTCTGCACATTGGCAGCAGCAAAGAACGCCAATACATCTGCATCTGATTCCAACTAA
- a CDS encoding cohesin domain-containing protein, with amino-acid sequence MKSYRKKVLALALVGALAFAFAGCNKSGGKTESLTESELSAILQPGLQITLIDDSKGSSTGTTTAAPSGNTDTTVTTVTDANGNVFAVTTDANGNVATVPYVPPATTAAQTNPGNPAQSDPNPAVTTTQSGSSTNTPKLETRQALWMDLTKQGDFTFNGQFLTFRFKIKEGAQAGNYPISITHTDFCTYDAVTIKDIKTAKGYVGVNAGAQKDQAPDTSSFLITCNSVEGKPGDTVDVTFSISNNSGFAAFDFQFQYDAAVLEYVDGGAAKEFATSANIGMYP; translated from the coding sequence ATGAAAAGCTATCGTAAAAAGGTTCTGGCACTGGCTCTGGTTGGTGCTCTGGCATTTGCATTTGCCGGCTGTAACAAATCCGGCGGGAAGACAGAAAGTCTGACGGAATCGGAACTGAGTGCCATTCTGCAGCCCGGTTTGCAGATCACTCTGATCGACGATTCCAAGGGTTCCTCCACCGGAACCACCACCGCTGCACCCAGCGGCAACACCGACACCACAGTTACCACAGTGACCGATGCCAACGGCAATGTGTTTGCTGTTACCACGGATGCCAATGGCAATGTGGCAACAGTTCCCTATGTGCCGCCGGCTACAACTGCTGCACAGACCAATCCGGGTAATCCGGCACAGAGTGATCCGAATCCGGCAGTGACCACTACACAGAGCGGTTCTTCCACCAATACACCCAAGCTGGAGACCAGACAGGCATTGTGGATGGATCTGACCAAGCAGGGGGATTTCACCTTCAATGGTCAGTTTTTGACCTTCCGGTTCAAGATCAAAGAAGGTGCCCAGGCAGGCAATTATCCCATCAGCATCACCCACACCGACTTCTGTACCTATGATGCAGTGACCATTAAGGATATCAAAACTGCCAAGGGATATGTTGGTGTAAACGCCGGCGCACAGAAGGATCAAGCTCCGGACACAAGTTCTTTCCTGATTACCTGCAATTCCGTGGAAGGCAAGCCCGGTGATACAGTGGATGTGACCTTCAGCATCAGCAACAATTCCGGCTTTGCCGCATTCGACTTCCAGTTCCAGTACGATGCTGCCGTGCTTGAATATGTGGATGGCGGTGCAGCAAAGGAATTCGCAACTTCAGCAAATATCGGTATGTATCCGTGA
- the surE gene encoding 5'/3'-nucleotidase SurE produces MKTRSILVVNDDGIQAEGILRLAQAARPYGEVWVVAPDSQRSGMSHSIHYLNSVEVWRQDAFPADVRAFACSGTPVDCVRVGIKLMGRKPDVVLSGINNGYNIASDIQYSATVGAALEAAFWGIHAIALSQDSPQCPVTDKYLPQLLEEYIDKKLTDSQIWNINFPGCPLEACRGVMHGCTVSKDSFYADDYSAEELDPDHMRFRVIPGRNWQGSEGTDLFAICHQYVSVGIVNNVG; encoded by the coding sequence ATGAAAACCAGAAGCATTTTAGTTGTAAACGATGATGGCATACAGGCGGAGGGCATTCTCCGGCTAGCACAGGCTGCAAGGCCCTATGGAGAGGTGTGGGTAGTGGCACCGGACAGTCAGCGCAGCGGCATGTCCCACAGCATTCACTATCTGAATTCGGTTGAGGTTTGGCGGCAGGATGCTTTTCCAGCTGATGTACGGGCTTTTGCGTGCAGCGGCACTCCGGTGGACTGTGTCCGGGTGGGCATCAAGCTGATGGGCAGGAAGCCGGATGTGGTGCTTTCCGGCATCAACAACGGGTACAACATTGCGTCAGACATTCAGTATTCCGCTACCGTGGGCGCAGCGCTGGAGGCTGCATTCTGGGGCATTCACGCCATTGCCCTTTCGCAGGATTCCCCGCAGTGTCCTGTAACGGACAAGTATCTGCCGCAGCTGCTGGAGGAGTACATAGACAAGAAGCTGACGGATTCTCAAATCTGGAACATTAACTTTCCCGGCTGTCCTCTGGAGGCATGCAGGGGCGTTATGCATGGATGCACTGTTTCAAAGGATTCGTTTTATGCGGATGACTACAGCGCAGAGGAACTGGATCCGGATCATATGCGGTTCCGGGTGATTCCCGGGCGCAATTGGCAGGGCAGTGAGGGTACGGATCTGTTTGCCATCTGTCATCAGTACGTATCCGTTGGCATTGTAAACAATGTGGGATAA
- a CDS encoding dTMP kinase — protein sequence MHKPGKLIVLDGLDGCGKSTQFQLLSQRMEQAGIPVLPISFPDYDHPSSALVKLYLNGEISPHAGDVNAYAASSFYAVDRYASYKRCWEQPYQQGTTILASRYVTSNAIHQMSKLPRQEWDDYLEWLSAYEYDKLELPRPDLVLFLDMPVSAAQKLLCDRYGGDETKKDIHESDVAYMERCRDAALYAAQQQGWQVIPCSRDAQPLTVEEIGDRVWKVVCEQTDVTVSSDSTGG from the coding sequence ATGCATAAGCCGGGCAAATTGATCGTGCTGGACGGTCTGGATGGCTGTGGAAAGTCCACACAGTTTCAATTGCTTTCCCAGCGCATGGAACAGGCGGGGATTCCGGTGCTGCCCATCAGCTTTCCGGATTATGACCATCCCTCCTCTGCGTTGGTCAAGCTGTATTTAAACGGAGAGATCAGTCCCCATGCCGGAGATGTAAACGCTTATGCAGCATCCAGCTTTTATGCGGTGGATCGGTACGCCAGTTATAAGCGCTGTTGGGAGCAGCCCTATCAGCAGGGTACAACCATTCTCGCAAGCCGGTATGTGACCTCCAACGCCATTCATCAGATGAGTAAGCTGCCCCGGCAGGAATGGGATGACTATCTGGAATGGCTGTCAGCTTACGAGTACGATAAGCTGGAGCTGCCCCGGCCGGATCTGGTTCTGTTTCTGGATATGCCGGTGTCGGCAGCACAGAAGCTGTTGTGTGACAGATACGGGGGAGACGAAACAAAGAAGGACATTCACGAATCCGATGTGGCATATATGGAGCGGTGCCGGGATGCGGCACTGTATGCGGCGCAACAGCAGGGCTGGCAGGTGATCCCCTGTAGCCGGGATGCACAGCCTCTGACAGTGGAGGAAATCGGAGACCGGGTCTGGAAGGTGGTTTGTGAACAAACAGATGTTACAGTTTCATCCGATTCAACTGGAGGATAA
- a CDS encoding amino acid ABC transporter ATP-binding protein, producing the protein MSVFEIKHARKSFGDLEVLKDISVSVEQGEVVAILGPSGSGKSTFLRCATMLEELDGGSLCYGSRFAAKDENGKSVYVSRKERHKLYAQFGLVFQNFNLFPHYSVMENIINPLMVVQHMKKPEALERGKALLEKMGLSDKGDYYPCQLSGGQQQRVSIARALAMNSNILFFDEPTSALDPELTMEILRVIRNLAAENMTMVIVTHEIEFARSVADRVIFMADGIIVEEGKPEDVIDNPSNERTQAFLKKFESA; encoded by the coding sequence ATGAGCGTTTTTGAAATCAAGCATGCCAGAAAATCCTTCGGTGATCTGGAAGTGCTCAAGGATATCAGTGTGTCCGTAGAACAAGGGGAGGTAGTTGCCATTCTGGGACCCTCCGGTTCCGGAAAGTCCACCTTCCTGCGTTGTGCAACCATGCTGGAGGAACTGGACGGCGGTTCCCTATGCTATGGCTCCCGGTTCGCAGCCAAGGACGAAAACGGAAAATCCGTTTATGTATCCCGGAAAGAGCGGCACAAGCTGTATGCCCAGTTCGGACTGGTGTTCCAGAACTTCAATCTGTTTCCCCACTACAGCGTCATGGAAAATATCATCAATCCGCTGATGGTGGTGCAGCATATGAAAAAGCCGGAGGCTCTGGAGCGGGGGAAGGCCTTGCTGGAGAAAATGGGGCTGTCGGATAAGGGGGACTATTACCCCTGCCAGTTGTCCGGCGGACAGCAGCAACGGGTATCCATTGCCCGTGCGCTTGCCATGAATTCCAATATCTTGTTCTTTGACGAGCCTACCAGTGCGCTGGATCCGGAGCTGACCATGGAAATCCTCCGTGTTATCCGGAACCTGGCGGCGGAAAATATGACCATGGTGATCGTGACCCATGAGATTGAATTTGCCAGGAGTGTGGCGGATCGGGTCATCTTCATGGCAGATGGAATCATCGTAGAAGAAGGCAAGCCAGAGGATGTGATCGATAATCCCAGCAACGAGCGTACCCAGGCTTTCCTGAAAAAATTTGAAAGTGCATAA
- a CDS encoding DJ-1 family glyoxalase III, producing MIYVFLANGFEEMEAMAPIDCLRRAGKQVVTVAVGGAAIRSSHGMHVIPDLTEQEITLDESLEMIVLPGGMPGTLNLENSEQVQKAIAYCAAHDKWIAAICAAPSILGHLGMLDGKNATCFEGFEAQLKGANVTGEPVCVDGRIITARGAGVALQFGLKLTQLLCGDAAYKKLHDSMLCE from the coding sequence ATGATCTATGTATTTCTTGCAAACGGCTTTGAGGAAATGGAGGCTATGGCGCCTATCGACTGTCTGCGCCGTGCAGGCAAGCAGGTTGTGACCGTAGCAGTGGGCGGTGCGGCAATCCGCAGCTCACACGGTATGCATGTGATCCCGGATCTGACAGAGCAGGAGATTACACTGGATGAGAGCCTGGAGATGATCGTGCTGCCGGGAGGCATGCCGGGTACGCTGAATCTGGAAAACTCGGAGCAGGTACAGAAAGCCATCGCCTATTGTGCAGCCCATGACAAATGGATCGCCGCCATCTGTGCTGCTCCTTCTATTCTGGGGCATCTGGGCATGCTGGATGGGAAGAATGCCACATGCTTTGAAGGCTTTGAGGCGCAGCTGAAGGGTGCCAACGTAACCGGAGAACCGGTATGCGTGGACGGGAGGATCATTACCGCCCGGGGCGCCGGTGTGGCATTGCAGTTCGGACTGAAGCTGACCCAGCTGCTGTGCGGAGATGCGGCTTATAAAAAGCTGCACGACTCCATGCTGTGTGAATGA